Genomic window (Rhododendron vialii isolate Sample 1 chromosome 4a, ASM3025357v1):
TGATTATCTGAGGAATAGACTGGCACAGCACGCCTCAACAGCAATGAATTCATTGCGCAACAACTGAATATGACCCTGGTCTCCTGTCCTCCTACAGAATATATGAATCTGAAATTTAGAGATCAGGGGGTCGACTCTTCCCAAATGCATTTTTGATTGTCATTATGAtgccaaacttaatacagttaCAATTACCGACTCTGTCTACCCTCATTTCACATTGCAAGGATTTCATTTTcgtttcatttttttgggatctGAACTCAACTTATCCTCTAAAAGTCTTTTCCTGCTTCAAGTTGCCTACGTCTTTCTTCAAAGAATTTCCTAAGATGTTTATGATATTATTTCACTTTCGTTTTcatttcctctcttttcctttcactGTGgaaaatccaagatccaaacataGGGTAACTTGATTTTGTATGCCAAAAGAAGTCGACATGAAGGAATAGCTGCTCCTATTTATaaaactacaagaaattacattCATTCATCAAAAATATACAGTcaattaacacaaaactagaAGGCTTCAATAACATGATAACAAGCCAGTATAGTATAGAGTCGGCATCAACATTTCTTTAACAGCACAAAAGCGGTACAAGTTTACAGATTTACAACTACCAGCGGACCAAGTGCAAACGTTTTTTTCTGGTTCGATATCAGAGTAATCGTGAGAGAAACATCAGCACACGTTTAAAACATACGTGAAGTATTTATCTACATATCTCTATCACAATGGAAGCGGTAATACCTTCAGGAGTGATCTTCAACCATCTGGTTCACAAAAAACTTTCCTTCTATGCTCTTATTTACTATTACCTTGAACTTCACTTCTTTGGTTCCCCACTTAACCTTCAGAAGCATATCAAATTTGGTGTAGTTTTCAATTGCCTACAATGAACACAAGAATGATTGTCAATGTCATGTTATCCTTTTCATTTAGTATCGAACTCCAACGAGACATGGACAAAGATAGAAAGGGAGAGAAACTAACTAGTGAAATAAGGAGGAAAATTTTGACAACATAacactgggaaaaaaaaaacgttgctGACCTTAACCTTAGCTAGAAGGATCTCTAGCAGTTCATACGGAGAGAGGGAGTTGGACATCTGTTGAATGGTCTTCACAGCATGATATGCCGCACCTTTGACCACAGGATCATAAGTTGGCACAGGGCGCCATCCTTGTTCAGGACCATCTGATTACAGCAAAGGCGTGATTATTCCCTACTCATATATTCTATCAAGGAAGAGCggaaaaaaggacaaaaaactCTAGATGTCAGATGAACCCTCAGTGAGTAAGGGTCAGATTGGCCACAACTAAAATTTTGAAGCTGCATCAGTGGATTTACAGTGAGGAGGAAGACAACTCTATGTTTCCAAGAGGTTAAGGGGACAAAGATACCTGGGAATCAACTGGGATACGGAATTTAGAAGAAAATTCTCGAAAGAGCTCATCCCATATTTGATATGAAGTATctcaaaactagtatatgagccttggtggcctctccactcaatTAATAATTGGTTTTGAATTAGATCCTTGACTTCTGGGCTAGATCCTTGATTTCGTCGTCAATTAAATCCCCCTTATTAGTGTCACAATTCCCCTTTTGCTAGACAGTCATCAGCTAATATGAGCCTtggtggcctctccactcaatTAATAATTGGTTTTGAATTAGATCCTTGACTTCTGGGCTAGATCCTTGATTTCGTCGTCAATTAAATCCCCCTTATTAGTGTGTCACAATTCCCCTTTTGCTAGACACTCATCcgctaagaagcacggatacggatacgggatacggatacgatacggatacgggattttttcaaaaagtaggATATGATACGTTGGGGAATACAttgtatataaaaataaaaataaaaaattccattATTGAATatagggagaaaaaaaaaaaacctaaattcAAAGGAGAGAGATGACAGTCGAgcattgttaaaaaaaaaaatctaaaatcagatGAGAGAGATATTTACATGAcacgtatatatatgtacagtCATTTACAAATAAAGAGGTCCTTATTTCTCCATTCCTCCCATTTCCcgttcgaatttcaatgatccgagccgctcaatgtgttcagaacgtgattttaagagtactcgcaaggaattagcaaaaaaaatgaccaggaagggcttcatccgagcagtttttatttgaaccgttcgataaaaaacaaacaaaaactgctcggatgaagcctttccgatcattttttttttgctgatttctcgcgagtactctaaaatcacgttctgaacacattgagcggcttggatcatcgaaattctatcgggagagagaggtccttattttattaagttaaggtggtccttattaCCCCCTACGTGACAACTCTACAGAGTGGGTGCAGCTACAAGTGCAAGAGCATGAGCGCGAAAGCACCTCTTTGCAACATATCTAGAGAGTGGGAGTATCTCAGAGCATTTATATCCATATACGTATATATCCATTATTATGTATATTGCAGTTTTCTATATCAAAGTGGTTGATATCTTGAAACTCtagtacttatcaaaataaaaataaaaagatatcCTGAAACTCTAGTGCACACAACGTACTGTGTTTCTTACATGGTTGTTAAGTTACCCATTGTCTCataagcttaagttgttaggaaatGATCCCAATAATGTACATCAAGCTAGCTAAcaccctccctccctccctcccatgCAACCCCGTCTTGCACGTAGAGAGCATAAATGCAAAGGGGAGAAACATAATGCAAACAAGGAGTCAATGGAAATAGAGAGAGTCGAACCCAAGGCCTCTCCCAACCtgagctctaataccatgttaactTATTGATTGTCCCAAAAGCTAAAGCTTTTAGGAAATGCGCCCAACAATGtgtatcaagctatctaacaatGATGCATAATACAAAACAAGATACTATCCCAGATTCGCGAGGTAGTCTCGTAGCATAAGTTTTTACACTCCATCTGTCAGGTCACACGTTCAAAGATGGGCAAGGCAAAGAAAGTCTTCATTTCTCTTCGGCATCCGTTCGGGTTGCTGTAAGGGCGTCTCTTACTCAGGTGAGCTTGCGCACATGGGCGACTTCTTgttggttgaaacttgaaaggaaGTTTGTTTGTTAACTCGTGAATTAGATGTAGTCGGTCCCCAAATTTTGCCCATTTTCAATCTCAGGTCGTGAAAGTGCGACCTAATGTGCAGTTCAGGACCTAACATACATGGATTGTGTGACTTAGTATTCTGTCCCCATGCCAATAGGCACATTATCATGTTTAAATAAATATGCATCAGGATATTAAATTTCTGTACTCTGAACTGTTGGGGCGTAGCTTTGTTACACTAAGAATGGCTTGATCCCTTTCATCCAGGGGTAACGAAGTTCTTATAAATGACAAGATTGTGTAGAAAAAGGCGCAAAAGGGGAAGCTAATCTCGATCCATTGGGCGATGCAAAATAGCAAGAGGCTTTCAATCCACAATGATATAGGGACACAGAACGAAGGGAGACGCTTGTCGAGAAGCCTGTAGTGGGAATACAACAAAAACACATTCTGTCTGTCCCAAAACTTTTATCCCTTTTTGAGAAGTCAACATTGGAGGGGACACAACcataactgttcaaaacatATGAATTTCCAAAATTACCCCTTTTTTAAGGCAATAATTATTTACTCCAATGCATTTGTCTCCCTCCACTTATTGTTTGTATTTGAATACGAGGATGAAGAGtaacaaaggatatggttcaattTTTCATCCTTGACTAGTCAAAATGGACAAGGATTACAGGATAACCAAAAAAGGAAGatggacaatttttttgggacagagggagtgaCTAACATCAAGGAATACCAGTATGCCTTCTTCccgaccaaaaataaaataaaatagaggaAATCAAAGAGAAAACGAAAAGACTGCAGCATGCTAACAAACCTAATTCAAATATCATGGAATGTGCCTCCTCATTTTTCATCTATTAGATAATTCATTACCTCCCTTCAAACTGAAGTCAGCAGAAATATATGAATGGCCATCACACGTATGCTTGAATTCCTTCAACTGCTTAAAGTTCAACCACGGCTTCACCCAAACTTTTGCTTGATATATCTCTCTCTTACCAGCATCAATAGCCTCCAAAGTAAGATGGTACATCATACCAGCAACCACCTGTTCTTTGGCCTTCACCACTCGTGTGAACTCCAGAAGTGCATTCTGTACAAAAGGATTGTGTCAAAGAGATGCAAAAAATCACAATTAATGAACATGAGTAAATCTAGAAAAGTGAAAAGAGCATTACAAGAATGAGTAGACATGTAACGCCAGTATTGAACTATTAAAAAGGCATCCCTCCGGAAGCAAACTTTCTCTACTAAATAATCTTTATAAAAAGGCATCTCTCCGGAAGCAAACTTTCTCTACTAAATAATCTTTCTgcataatttttcttttgctgtAGGTTGTCATTTTTAATGAGATAAAAATTACAGGTACAAGTTGATAGATATGCCATTTCCATCTCCACCATCCAAAGCGTCATTCTTCAAATCAGTAAAACAACACACTAACTTGATTGCATAGAATTTGTTCAAAACCAAATAGAAAGAAATCATAATAAAGTTTACGAAGAAATGGTCATAGAAACCCGAATTTGACTGACCCGGAAATCATCCCAAACAAATAGTAACAAACCCAATGAAACCATGGAAAAcacaattaaaagaaaaaaaaaaaaaaaaaaagaagctacaAGACACacacaagaaaaacacaaaacaccaaaaaaaagatttaaattAAAATACTAATTTACCAATAGAACCATAAAAATAAGATTAACAAAGAACCTAAAGATAAAGAAAGCTGTCTCATACATAAATACATACCTGTGAACTATAAAAACATGTACCAGTCATTAAACAAAAACACATCCATAACATATCTACTTCCTTTCTCTATCGTCCAAGCATTAAATGAAAAGGCAATCCAGATACAGTTTACAGTCACATATCTATGAAGGGTAAATCAATTTGAGTCGAGACCTGTGAAGGCATGCTAATTGGTCAAGATTGATGAAAGAATACACCTAatatcatttgatatgattttgaaacaCAGTTATCTTGCAAAAAACAACACTAGATTGAAACCCATTTCAACCATTTTTATTACAATATAAATAAATGTGTTCTGGAATCATACCAAATGATATGCGATCTAACTTAAT
Coding sequences:
- the LOC131322775 gene encoding cysteine proteinase inhibitor 12-like; the protein is MTMMKLCNPYRLVGSVSLMLLVVLSAFCDLGFSKDDGLIRMKPVVVGGVRDVAGMQNSAEIESIGRFAVDEHNKKENALLEFTRVVKAKEQVVAGMMYHLTLEAIDAGKREIYQAKVWVKPWLNFKQLKEFKHTCDGHSYISADFSLKGDGPEQGWRPVPTYDPVVKGAAYHAVKTIQQMSNSLSPYELLEILLAKVKAIENYTKFDMLLKVKWGTKEVKFKVIVNKSIEGKFFVNQMVEDHS